The Excalfactoria chinensis isolate bCotChi1 chromosome 10, bCotChi1.hap2, whole genome shotgun sequence genome has a segment encoding these proteins:
- the UACA gene encoding uveal autoantigen with coiled-coil domains and ankyrin repeats: MKSLKSRLRKHEAVIAGSALNTDWNKYDDRLMKAAERGDEEKVSSILAKKGVSPTKLDVEGRSAFHVVASKGNLDCLNTILIHGVDITATDAAGRNALHLAAKYGHALCLQKLLQYNCPTENVDLQGRTALHDAAMSDCSSSIQLLCDHGASVNAKDGDGRTPLVLATQMCRPTVCQLLIDRGADINVRDKQNRTALMLGCEYGCKDAVEVLLKNGADVSLVDGLGHDCAYYARIGDNIDILALIKAAVEDSSKARDTMKRGQPEQKMNNMSQKWNRLHAQEEVNVKLYQKELNAQELELENQDLKDRVREVQEEQRMLLDRISGLQLQLTEEQMFADDLENEKDELKKILTVKEKQQEESLRTIEALKAKLKHYEVDLVGSGSNFSNRKEDLLKPGQVFAVESQSRSMLRPLELSLPHQSPSSERETLKKELDNVRTCYGAAKEEISKLQRELSHKVSECKALASECERTKEESDGQIKQLEDALKDVQKRMFDSEGKVKQMQTHFLALKDHLTNEAALGNSKLAEELKDQLKEMKTKYEGASAEVGKLRNQIKQNELLVAEFKRDEGRLVEEKKRLQKELVKLEMERDKRERNVVEIEGQLRETAAKLAQSVTSEKFESMKSSLSNEVNEKARKLAEIEGECEKLRAEIWALKRESDSQNHRIAESQNYRGWKGPLEIESNPPINLLKQTKLAQHVKPEDHEQMRSGFEQQKEELEERISELSQKNQTLQKELERFQADNKMLKQQIQVLKTEIKSQNVPLKIHEELKKTSDVTVGDLTKKLFEITRKYNESKAEAERLLVEKNSLSEDMKRLQAVYLSPEQHREEMEALKSNGIELEKQLAELQKKYGDEQEKVCKLVSENTAIRESVKDQYVLAAAHEEIKTALNNALEKSNKELSDLKEKNEERKQEFMRVDKENGALKNKVKLLQNKLESECISLKEHDAKVTALNNSVRELQENNAAITAEYKRSREEILQLHQEIEAQKKELDTIQECIKSKYAPVASFEDKEQSFEATVKELKAQLQEQMRKCEESEEENRKCKEENGKLKKGIMSIQNDLQQNYVLAEKCHGMEKMFASKMEELNKQLREMLQKYTDKGDEKDELKESAKQGVAVQAPVGSQHLPVEQIDVLKNALGHTIEDLKEALRSKKECYDKETQKVGELQQELLDLKKSSVPLVEYTKMKEMLEQEILATKNSLKEKEGESQVKSEEILKLQAEIQCNRQALTDLESKEVIDLSEYNSMKSALEAQINTIAENLSSVNKKYEEACEEALQAKKSERSLKDEKESLQLRSCSIEQEIKEQKERCDKSLMTIIDLQKRIQESAKQVEAKDNKITELLNDVERLKQALNGLSQLTYTSGIPAKRQNQQVEMLQNQVKTLQQQLADAKRQHQEVVSVYRTHLLSAVQGHMDEDVQAALLQIIQMRQGLVC, translated from the exons CTGAATACAGACTGGAACAAGTATGATGACAGGTTAATGAAAGCAGCTGAGAGGGGCGATGAGGAAAAGGTTTCATCCATCCTTGCCAAAAAAGGAGTCAGTCCCACTAAGCTGGATGTGGAAGGGAGGTCTGC ATTCCATGTTGTGGCATCAAAGGGAAATCTGGACTGCTTGAACACCATCCTCATTCACGGAGTTGATATCACAGCCACTGATGCTGCAG GTAGAAACGCATTGCATCTGGCTGCCAAGTATGGACATGCTTTATGTCTGCAGAAGCTATTGCAG TACAATTGTCCAACAGAGAATGTGGATCTTCAAGGAAGAACGGCTCTTCATGATGCAG CTATGTCAGACTGTTCCTCTAGCATACAACTCCTGTGTGACCACGGAGCTTCAGTGAATGCAAAGGATGGG GATGGGAGGACACCACTGGTGCTGGCCACTCAGATGTGTCGCCCCACAGTTTGCCAGCTTCTTATAGACAGAGGAGCAGACATCAATGTCAGGGACAAACAAAACAG GACGGCCCTAATGTTAGGCTGTGAATATGGCTGCAAGGACGCGGTAGAAGTTTTGCTCAAAAATGGTGCGGATGTTAGTTTGGTCGATGGCCTCGGTCATGACTGTGCTTACTATGCCAGAATTGGTGACAATATTGACATTTTGGCTTTAATAAAAGCTGCCGTTGAGGATTCCAGCAAAG CAAGAGATACCATGAAGAGAGGGCAGCCTGAACAAAAG ATGAACAATATGTCACAGAAGTGGAATCGGCTGCATGCACAGGAGGAGGTGAATGTCAAGCTGTATCAGAAGGAACTTAATGCTCAG gaatTGGAGTTAGAAAATCAAGATTTGAAGGATCGGGTGAGAGAAGTGCAAGAGGAGCAAAGGATGTTGTTGGATAGAATCAGCGGGCTTCAGCTGCAGTTAACTGAG GAACAAATGTTTGCAGATGATCTTGAAAATGAG aaagatgAGTTGAAGAAAATCCTGActgtgaaggaaaagcagcaggaggaaagctTGAGGACTATTGAAGCTCTGAAAGCTAAACTCAAACATTATGAA GTTGACTTAGTGGGATCTGGAAGTAACTTCAGTAACA GAAAGGAAGATTTACTTAAGCCAGGTCAAGTGTTTGCCGTGGAATCACag TCTAGGTCTATGCTGAGACCCCTGGAGCTGTCCTTGCCTCACCAGTCACCCAGTTCAGAGAGGGAAACATTAAAGAAAGAGCTTGACAACGTGAGGACTTGCTATGGTgcagcaaaagaagaaataagcaaatTGCAGAGAGAACTGTCTCACAAGGTATCGGAATGTAAAGCTTTGGCATCAGAGTGTGAAAGAACCAAGGAGGAATCAGATGGACAGATAAAACAATTGGAAGATGCTTTAAAAGATGTGCAGAAGAGGATGTTTGACTCAGAAGGCAAAGTTAAGCAAATGCAGACCCACTTTCTTGCTCTGAAAGATCACCTGACTAATGAAGCTGCTTTGGGAAACAGCAAGCtagcagaggagctgaaggatcagttgaaagaaatgaaaacaaagtacGAAGGAGCCTCAGCTGAAGTGGGTAAGCTGAGGAACCAGATTAAGCAGAATGAATTGCTAGTGGCAGAATTTAAGAGAGATGAAGGAAGGCtggtggaagaaaagaagaggttGCAGAAGGAACTTGTTAAGTTGGAGATGGAGCGagataaaagggaaagaaatgtcGTGGAGATAGAAGGGCAGctcagagaaacagcagcaaagttAGCACAGTCTGTAACTTCAGAGAAATTTGAAAGCATGAAGAGTTCGCTGTCAAATGAAGTGaatgagaaagcaagaaagttAGCAGAGATTGAGGGAGAGTGTGAAAAACTGCGGGCAGAGATCTGGGCTTTGAAAAGGGAATCTGACagtcagaatcacagaatcgcagaatcacagaattataggggttggaagggacctctagagatcgagtccaaccccccgATAAACTTGCTAAAGCAAACTAAACTTGCTCAGCACGTGAAGCCAGAAGATCACGAGCAAATGAGGAGTGGCTTCGAGCAACAAAAGGAGGAACTGGAGGAAAGGATTTCTGAATTGTCACAGAAGAATCAGACTCTGCAGAAGGAACTGGAAAGATTTCAGGCTGATAACAAGATGCTTAAGCAACAaatccaagtattaaaaactgaaattaaaagccAGAATGTGCCTTTAAAAATTCACGaggaactgaagaaaacaagtgaTGTGACTGTTGGTGATCTGACcaaaaagctttttgaaatAACAAGGAAATATaatgagagcaaagcagaagctgagCGTTTGTTGGTGGAGAAGAACAGCTTAAGTGAAGACATGAAGCGCTTGCAGGCTGTGTACCTGtctccagagcagcacagagaagagatGGAAGCTTTAAAATCTAATGGCATTGAGCTTGAAAAGCAGCTTGCCGAGCTTCAGAAAAAATATGGCGATGAACAAGAAAAAGTGTGCAAACTGGTCTCTGAAAACACGGCCATTAGAGAGTCTGTGAAGGATCAGTACGTTTTGGCTGCAGCACATGAGGAGATTAAAACCGCTTTGAATAATGCACTGGAAAAGAGTAATAAGGAGTTGTCAgatctgaaggaaaagaacgaagagagaaagcaggagTTTATGAGAGTAGATAAAGAAAATGGGGCTTTGAAAAATAAGGTGAAACTTTTACAGAACAAATTAGAAAGCGAATGTATAAGTTTGAAAGAGCATGATGCTAAAGTGACTGCTTTGAATAACAGTGTGCGAGAGCTTCAGGAAAACAATGCTGCAATTACTGCTGAATATAAGAGGAGTCGGGAAGAGATTTTGCAGTTACACCAAGAAATTGAAGCCCAAAAGAAGGAACTTGACACAATTCAGGAATGCATTAAGTCAAAATATGCCCCAGTTGCCTCCTTTGAAGACAAAGAACAAAGCTTTGAAGCCACAGTGAAAGAATTAAAAGCACAGTTGCAGGAACAGATGCGGAAGTGTGAAGAAAGTGAGGAGGAAAATAGGAAGTGCAAGGAGGAGAATGGGAAGCTCAAAAAGGGCATTATGTCCATCCAGAATGACTTGCAGCAAAACTATGTCCTTGCTGAGAAATGCCACGGAATGGAAAAGATGTTTGCAAGCAAAATGGAGGAGCTGAACAAGCAATTGAGAGAGATGCTGCAGAAATATACAGACAAAGGAGATGAGAAAGATGAGCTGAAAGAGAGCGCCAAGCAGGGTGTCGCTGTGCAGGCTCCTGTGGGCAGTCAGCATCTGCCTGTGGAGCAGATTGATGTGTTGAAGAACGCTCTTGGGCACACTATAGAGGATCTAAAGGAAGCTCTCAGAAGTAAGAAGGAATGTTACGATAAAGAGACACAGAAAGTAGGAGAACTGCAGCAGGAATTGTTGGATCTGAAGAAGTCTTCAGTGCCTTTGGTAGAATATAcgaaaatgaaagaaatgctggAACAAGAAATCCtagcaacaaaaaacagcttgaaagagaaggaaggagaaagccaAGTTAAAAGCGAGGAAATCTTGAAGTTGCAGGCTGAGATTCAGTGTAACCGACAAGCTCTAACAGACCTGGAGAGCAAAGAAGTGATTGACTTATCAGAATACAACTCCATGAAGAGTGCTCTGGAGGCCCAAATTAATACCATAGCTGAAAATTTGTCCAGTGTAAATAAGAAGTATGAGGAAGCGTGCGAGGAGGCTTTGCAAGCTAAGAAGAGCGAGCGCTCCTTAAAAGATGAGAAGGAATCGCTCCAGTTACGGAGCTGCAGTATTGAGCAAGAAATCAAGGAGCAGAAGGAGAGGTGTGATAAATCACTGATGACAATTATTGACCTGCAGAAGAGAATACAGGAGTCTGCAAAGCAGGTGGAAGCCAAGGATAACAAG ATAACGGAGCTGCTTAATGATGTGGAACGATTAAAACAAGCTCTTAATGGCCTGTCTCAGCTTACGTACACCAGTGGGATTCCTGCAAAGAGGCAGAACCAGCAGGTAGAGATGCTCCAGAACCAAGTAAAAACACTGCAACAACAGCTAGCT GATGCTAAAAGGCAGCATCAAGAGGTAGTCTCAGTTTATCGGACGCATCTTCTTAGTGCTGTACAG GGTCACATGGATGAAGATGTCCAAGCTGCTTTACTACAGATCATTCAAATGAGACAGGGGCTTGTTTGCTGA